In Choloepus didactylus isolate mChoDid1 chromosome 6, mChoDid1.pri, whole genome shotgun sequence, one DNA window encodes the following:
- the LOC119537549 gene encoding olfactory receptor 4C5-like has product MTNWIHEMMNNVTEFVLLGLTQKLYVQKLLFIVFTLIYFLTLTGNLLIVVTITTSPLLECPMYFFLSFLSFIDICSSSTMAPKMIFDLLAEQKTIPFGGCMTQVFAEHFFVGAEIILLMVMAYDRYVAICRPLHYMTTMGWWVCGFLVVLSWAGGFLHALTQILFIVWLPFCGPNVIDHFICDLYPLLKLSCTDTHIFGLFVVANSELICLLSFSILITSYIFILCSLRTHSSEGQWKAISTCASHITVIILLFVPCIFEYIRPMITFPIDKAVAVFYTLVTPMLNPLIYTLRNAEVKNAMRKLWIKLVIHTD; this is encoded by the coding sequence ATGACAAATTGGATTCATGAAATGATGAACAACGTGACAGAATTTGTCCTGCTTGGGCTGACACAGAAGCTATATGTACAGAAACTCTTGTTTATTGTGTTTACACTCATCTACTTCCTCACTCTGACAGGCAACCTACTCATTGTAGTGACAATCACTACCAGCCCACTCCTGGAATGCCCCatgtatttctttctgtctttcctatCTTTCATAGATATTTGTTCCTCATCTACCATGGCTCCCAAAATGATATTTGACTTACTGGCTGAGCAGAAAACTATCCCCTTTGGTGGGTGCATGACTCAGGTATTTGCAGAGCATTTCTTTGTGGGAGCTGAGATTATCCTGCTCAtggtgatggcctatgaccgctatgtggccatctgcaggCCCCTGCACTACATGACCACAATGGGCTGGTGGGTGTGTGGCTTCTTGGTGGTCTTGTCCTGGGCTGGGGGATTTCTTCATGCTCTGACTCAAATCCTTTTCATAGTGTGGTTACCCTTCTGTGGCCCCAATGTCATTGACCATTTCATCTGTGATCTTTACCCACTGCTGAAACTCTCCTGCACTGACACTCACATCTTTGGACTATTTGTTGTTGCCAACAGTGAGCTGATATGTTTGCTCAGCTTTTCTATTCTTATCACTTCCTACATCTTTATTCTTTGCTCCCTCAGAACTCACAGCTCTGAAGGACAGTGGAAGGCCAtctccacctgtgcctcccaTATTACTGTCATCATCTTACTCTTTGTCCCCTGTATATTTGAGTACATTCGGCCCATGATCACCTTCCCCATTGATAAAGCAGTGGCCGTGTTTTATACTCTAGTAACACCCATGTTAAACCCTTTAATCTACACCCTTAGAAATGCAGAGGTGAAAAATGCCATGAGGAAACTCTGGA